GGGCAGTACTCGCCCGTGCTGGGCACGTAGTCGCTTTGGATGATGTGGTACAGCGGCAGGCCCAGGATGTCTTCGTAGAAGTGGCGGGTTTCCTCGGCATCACGGGCCTTGTAGGCGTAGTGGTGCAGCTGCTGGACGGCGGCTGGTGGGGGCAAGGCGGTGGTTGGCGCTGGGGTGCTGGGGGCGGTCATCTGGCGTCTCCTGAATGTGGATCAAATTCTACTATTCATAATTAATTTACTTAAAAATAATTTCAGAGAAGCGGTAGGCGTAAAAAAGCCACCGCTGCGGCGTGCGCAGCGGTGGCTTCGGATGAATGCTGGGGCGTGAATTACTGCTTCACGGCTTCCACTTGCACGACCAGGCGCACGTTCTTGGCAAAGCCCCAATCCACGCCGTAGTTCATGCCCCACTGGGTGCGGTCGATGGTGGCCTCGAAGTCGCCGCCGCACACTTCGCGCTTGAGCATGGGGCTTTGGTAGCAGGCGAATTGGTTGGCCTTCAGTGTGATGGGGGCTGTCTTGCCCAGAAGGGTCAGCTGGCCAGTCACTTCGCTCACGTTGTCGCCTTTGAAACTGAACTTGTCAGAGACGAATTTGATGGTGGGGTGGGCGGCTGCGTTGAACAGGTCAGCGCTTTGCAGGTGCTTGTCGAATGCGGGGGTGCCGGAGCTGATGGAGGTTGCGTCAAAAGTGATCTCTACCTTGCCGCTCTTGCCGGCGCGGTCCAGTTGCACAGAACCTTCCTTCTTGTCGAAGCGGGCGCGGTTGACCGAGGCGCCGAAGTGGTTGATCTCGAACGTCACAAAGGTGTGGGTGGGATCGATCGCGTAGTTGGCGGATTCGGCCTGTGCAGCACCGGCAAACAAAGCGGCGACGGCGGCCAGGGCGAAGAGGGATTTGCGCATGAAAGGCTCCTAAAAAACCAGAGGTTGAAAGAAAAGATCGCAGGGAGAGAAAAGGACGGCTCTAAAGGCGCTTGCGCCTCAGAGCTTGGCCACGCCGGTCAGCGCCAGCTTGAACTTGACTTGAACGTCGTCGGCCACCATGGAGGTGTCAGCCCATTCGTTTTCGCCAATCTTGAATGCGAGGCGTTTGATGGGCAGAGTGCCGGTGGCTGTGGTCACTGCACCGTTTTGGGTGAGCGTGACGGGGGCCACTACGTTGACCGCATTGCCCTTGATGGTGAGCTTGCCAGCCACTTCAAACTTGCCGCCGCCCAGGGCCTTGATGCTGCTCGATTCAAAGGTGGCCTGCGGGAACTTCGGCACGTTGAACCACACGGCCTTGGGCAGTTCAGCGTCCGTCTCTTTCGAGCCCAGGGTGGCGCTGCCGGTGTCCACGGTGAAGGTGATCTTGCTGGTGGCCAGCTTGGCGGGGTCGAAGGCAACCTGGGCGTCAAATTTCTTGAACTGGCCGTCCAGGGGCACACCCATCTGGCGGGCTGTGAATTGGACTTCGCTGCGGGCGGTGTCCAGTTTTTGCTGGGCCCAGGCGGTGGGTGTCAACAAGGCGGTGCCCAGGGTGATGGCGGACACGATGCTTGCAATCTTCATGAAAACTCCTTGGTGCGGAAA
This Acidovorax sp. 106 DNA region includes the following protein-coding sequences:
- a CDS encoding YceI family protein, translated to MRKSLFALAAVAALFAGAAQAESANYAIDPTHTFVTFEINHFGASVNRARFDKKEGSVQLDRAGKSGKVEITFDATSISSGTPAFDKHLQSADLFNAAAHPTIKFVSDKFSFKGDNVSEVTGQLTLLGKTAPITLKANQFACYQSPMLKREVCGGDFEATIDRTQWGMNYGVDWGFAKNVRLVVQVEAVKQ
- a CDS encoding YceI family protein — encoded protein: MKIASIVSAITLGTALLTPTAWAQQKLDTARSEVQFTARQMGVPLDGQFKKFDAQVAFDPAKLATSKITFTVDTGSATLGSKETDAELPKAVWFNVPKFPQATFESSSIKALGGGKFEVAGKLTIKGNAVNVVAPVTLTQNGAVTTATGTLPIKRLAFKIGENEWADTSMVADDVQVKFKLALTGVAKL